Proteins from a genomic interval of Polaribacter sejongensis:
- a CDS encoding glycosyltransferase: MKLAIVTAYPPSKVTLNEYAYHLVKSFRLKEKVTELILLTDETPGEKEINFKADGCKITVKECWQFNSYANTNNVIKAINQTKPDAVLFNLQFMKFGDKKVVAALGLTLPLICKVKGIPTIVLLHNILEQVDLDSAGFTSNKLAQKIYNFIGTSLTKLILKADLVAVTMDKYVTTLVDKYKVDNVKMIPHGTFEIPENPSQKLPEGPLKIMTFGKFGTYKKVESMIEAVEIVRKETGLDLEIVIAGTDNPNVPGYLENAQETYKHVPQLTFTGYVEENEVEPLFTESAVVVFPYTSTTGSSGVLHQAGSYGRAVVMPNLGDLATLIEDEGYRGEFFEPESVTSLANAIKAIVTNDTYRIELGEANYKAATAFPMSRITDIYLEEFDKIIAKKKS, encoded by the coding sequence ATGAAATTAGCAATCGTAACAGCGTATCCACCAAGTAAAGTAACCTTAAACGAATATGCATATCACTTAGTTAAAAGTTTTAGGTTGAAAGAAAAGGTTACAGAATTAATTCTTTTAACCGATGAAACTCCAGGTGAAAAAGAAATTAATTTTAAAGCAGATGGTTGTAAAATTACGGTAAAAGAATGTTGGCAATTTAATAGCTACGCTAATACGAATAATGTTATAAAAGCAATTAATCAAACAAAGCCAGATGCTGTTTTATTCAACTTGCAATTTATGAAGTTTGGAGACAAGAAAGTGGTTGCTGCTTTGGGGTTGACATTGCCATTAATTTGTAAAGTGAAAGGAATACCTACCATTGTTTTATTACATAATATTTTAGAACAAGTAGATTTAGATAGTGCTGGATTTACCTCTAATAAACTAGCTCAAAAAATATATAATTTTATTGGTACATCCTTAACAAAATTGATCTTAAAAGCAGATTTAGTTGCGGTTACAATGGATAAATATGTAACTACTTTAGTTGATAAATATAAGGTTGATAATGTAAAAATGATTCCTCACGGAACTTTTGAAATTCCAGAAAATCCATCACAAAAATTACCTGAAGGTCCTTTAAAGATTATGACTTTCGGAAAGTTCGGAACCTACAAAAAAGTAGAATCTATGATTGAAGCTGTAGAAATTGTAAGAAAAGAAACAGGTTTAGATTTAGAAATTGTAATTGCTGGTACAGACAACCCAAATGTACCTGGTTATTTAGAGAATGCTCAAGAAACTTACAAACATGTACCACAACTTACGTTTACTGGGTATGTAGAAGAAAATGAAGTAGAACCGTTGTTTACAGAAAGTGCTGTAGTTGTTTTTCCTTATACGTCTACAACCGGAAGTTCTGGAGTATTACACCAAGCAGGAAGTTATGGTAGAGCAGTGGTAATGCCTAATTTAGGAGATTTAGCAACCTTAATTGAAGATGAAGGTTATAGAGGTGAATTTTTTGAACCAGAAAGTGTAACAAGTTTGGCAAATGCAATTAAAGCAATTGTAACAAATGATACCTATAGAATAGAACTTGGTGAAGCAAATTACAAAGCAGCAACGGCGTTCCCTATGTCAAGAATTACAGATATTTATTTAGAAGAATTTGATAAAATAATAGCCAAAAAGAAATCATAA
- a CDS encoding glycoside hydrolase family 2 TIM barrel-domain containing protein yields MVKRNKQILRGVLMLTYLAIIAVLLFLVSSLYSFLNTGADRSKMLHTEVKKVEQYLPKVTWKDDGNEGRKISAQKIAAVQNDYLDAWYVKQIAYKTNTRVGIEDYFTKSARKNIYANLDYNKLNKTSIEATTLEHNLDIEFFSEDGQLIVLKDTNAIEYKKVFKDEKLILETTEVTSYKYVLLLEDGFWRVRHMVKEASENFKNTPVKRSLEFADIKGINYYPQATPWNMYGDEFDIDIIKNDFKIIKEAALNSIRIFVPYEDFGKANVKPEKLEKLKKVLDTALAENLKVVVTLFDFYGNYDVLDWTLNQRHAEKIVETFKEHEAILAWDVKNEPNLDFNSRGKENVTAWLDFMIILIKNIDKKHPVTIGWSNTKSATILKDKVDVVSFHYYEDLLNFEDEYLALKEEIKDKPIVLQEFGLSSYGGFWRPFVGSEEKQANYYKEIQKVLTKNSVPFMSWTLYDFDVVPKEVLGRLPWRTNPQKKFGFINNKGGKKLSYKYISKE; encoded by the coding sequence ATGGTAAAAAGAAATAAACAAATTCTTAGAGGAGTGTTAATGCTAACTTACCTAGCAATAATTGCCGTTCTTTTATTCTTGGTAAGCTCTTTATACAGTTTTTTAAACACTGGTGCAGATAGAAGCAAAATGTTGCATACAGAAGTTAAAAAAGTAGAACAATACTTACCTAAAGTAACATGGAAAGATGATGGTAATGAAGGCAGAAAAATAAGTGCTCAAAAAATTGCTGCCGTGCAAAACGATTATTTAGATGCTTGGTATGTAAAGCAAATTGCTTACAAAACAAACACAAGAGTTGGTATAGAAGATTATTTTACCAAAAGTGCAAGAAAAAATATTTATGCCAATTTAGATTACAACAAACTCAACAAAACGTCTATAGAAGCTACCACATTAGAACATAATTTAGACATCGAGTTTTTTAGTGAAGACGGACAATTAATTGTTTTAAAAGACACCAATGCAATCGAATATAAAAAGGTTTTTAAAGATGAAAAGTTAATCTTAGAAACTACGGAAGTTACTTCTTATAAATATGTATTATTATTAGAAGATGGATTTTGGCGCGTAAGACACATGGTAAAAGAAGCTTCGGAAAATTTTAAAAATACTCCTGTAAAAAGATCTTTAGAATTTGCAGATATTAAAGGGATCAATTATTACCCACAAGCAACCCCATGGAATATGTACGGTGATGAATTTGATATTGATATTATAAAAAACGATTTTAAAATTATAAAAGAGGCAGCATTAAATTCTATTCGAATTTTTGTGCCTTATGAAGATTTTGGTAAAGCAAATGTAAAACCAGAGAAACTAGAAAAACTAAAAAAAGTATTAGACACCGCATTAGCAGAGAACCTAAAAGTTGTGGTTACTTTGTTTGATTTTTATGGAAATTATGATGTTTTAGACTGGACATTGAACCAAAGGCATGCAGAAAAAATTGTAGAAACTTTTAAAGAGCATGAAGCTATTTTAGCTTGGGACGTAAAAAATGAACCTAATTTAGATTTTAACTCTAGAGGTAAAGAAAATGTAACCGCTTGGTTAGATTTTATGATTATTTTGATAAAAAATATTGATAAAAAACATCCCGTAACCATTGGTTGGTCTAACACCAAAAGTGCCACTATTTTAAAAGACAAAGTAGATGTTGTTTCTTTTCACTATTATGAAGACTTACTTAATTTTGAGGATGAATATTTAGCCTTAAAAGAAGAAATAAAAGACAAACCTATTGTATTACAAGAGTTTGGACTATCGTCTTACGGCGGTTTTTGGAGGCCTTTTGTTGGTTCTGAAGAAAAACAAGCTAACTATTATAAAGAAATACAAAAAGTCCTGACAAAGAACTCTGTTCCTTTTATGTCATGGACTTTATATGATTTTGATGTGGTTCCTAAAGAGGTTTTAGGCCGATTGCCTTGGCGAACTAATCCACAGAAAAAATTTGGTTTTATAAATAATAAAGGGGGAAAAAAATTATCCTATAAATACATTTCTAAAGAATAA